The Legionella cincinnatiensis genome includes a region encoding these proteins:
- the panC gene encoding pantoate--beta-alanine ligase yields the protein MQIFHNLEEWMTFRKTLSTELTLGFAPTMGNLHAGHTSLFLASQKENHYTASSLFINPTQFNQAEDFKLYPRTLEADVKIMEDSGVDFCILPDDKAMYADGYNYQVHEHQLCQLMEGKHRPGHFNGVLTVVIKLLNLVKPHRAYFGEKDYQQYQLIQGMAKAFFLDTEIKVCSTLREPSGLAYSSRNNRLSKEQKTTAEKFAALFQQKDKSCTQIIEELTQKNIVVEYVEEHQGRRYAAVRIGDIRLIDNYTITNE from the coding sequence ATGCAAATTTTTCATAATCTTGAAGAATGGATGACTTTCCGTAAAACATTATCCACTGAATTGACTCTAGGTTTTGCACCTACCATGGGTAATTTGCACGCAGGACATACATCTTTATTTTTAGCAAGCCAAAAAGAAAATCACTACACTGCTTCTAGTTTATTTATAAATCCAACGCAATTTAATCAAGCAGAAGATTTTAAATTATATCCACGCACCTTAGAAGCAGATGTGAAGATTATGGAGGATTCGGGTGTAGACTTTTGTATTCTTCCTGACGACAAAGCAATGTATGCAGATGGATATAATTATCAAGTACATGAACATCAACTATGTCAGTTGATGGAGGGCAAACATCGACCTGGACATTTTAACGGTGTATTGACGGTAGTCATTAAATTATTGAATCTGGTCAAACCGCATAGAGCCTATTTTGGAGAAAAAGATTATCAACAATACCAACTAATCCAAGGAATGGCCAAAGCATTCTTTCTGGATACAGAAATCAAAGTATGTTCAACCCTGCGTGAGCCCAGTGGATTAGCCTATAGTTCGCGCAATAATCGCCTTAGCAAAGAGCAAAAAACTACAGCTGAGAAATTTGCCGCTTTGTTTCAACAAAAAGATAAATCGTGCACACAAATCATTGAAGAATTAACTCAAAAAAATATTGTTGTGGAGTATGTTGAAGAACATCAAGGTCGTCGATATGCAGCAGTACGAATTGGTGATATCCGCTTGATTGACAATTATACAATAACCAACGAATAG
- a CDS encoding FeoA family protein yields the protein MVKITELVQGDKVRLTSFGPTDMQYRRRLLSLGVTCGTEFSVVRIAPLGCPIQIEVRGTALTLRKEEANQLVLEYV from the coding sequence ATGGTAAAAATTACAGAGCTAGTCCAAGGTGATAAAGTACGATTAACAAGTTTTGGTCCAACGGATATGCAGTATCGACGTAGGCTTTTATCTTTAGGTGTAACGTGTGGTACCGAGTTTTCAGTTGTTCGTATTGCTCCTTTAGGTTGCCCTATACAAATTGAAGTCAGAGGAACTGCTTTAACTTTGCGTAAAGAAGAGGCGAATCAATTGGTTTTGGAGTATGTATGA
- the zapE gene encoding cell division protein ZapE → MTLITQYEAAVARGEIDDDSLQRGILQHFQRLAEEIKKSNSSWFYPLIKSRIKGIYLYGPVGVGKTYLVDLFYEFLEEKKKARFHFHHFMQQVDAQLRLLQGQKNPLLHIAKKLAKKTRILCFDEFMVHDVAYAMILAELLKALVAHGVILVISSNIPPDDLYRDGVHRKRFLPAITAIKENCEVLCLNEQRDYRVGRAPLLDAYLCPLNQQTSQAMEKQFVLLNSEFQEHGIITIQKRAIPYLKCGIKSIWFAFDILCNLPRSQLDYLELADKFDTIFLSDVPVLTVNHTLQTIMFIHLIDVMYDRGINIIISAEVTAEQLYVEGEMMETFKRTLSRLLEMQSVDYLARHPKRELQQLVSDDSES, encoded by the coding sequence ATGACGTTAATCACTCAATATGAAGCGGCGGTTGCTCGTGGCGAAATTGACGATGATTCGTTACAAAGAGGCATATTACAGCATTTTCAGCGGCTTGCTGAGGAAATAAAAAAATCAAACTCTTCATGGTTTTATCCTTTGATTAAATCTCGAATCAAAGGAATATATCTTTATGGTCCTGTTGGAGTGGGAAAAACTTATTTGGTTGATCTTTTTTATGAGTTTCTTGAGGAAAAAAAGAAAGCACGTTTTCATTTCCACCATTTTATGCAACAAGTTGATGCACAATTAAGATTGTTACAGGGACAAAAAAATCCTCTACTTCATATTGCTAAGAAACTTGCCAAAAAAACTCGGATACTCTGTTTCGATGAATTTATGGTTCATGATGTGGCTTACGCCATGATCTTGGCTGAATTACTCAAGGCTTTAGTTGCTCATGGTGTTATTTTAGTAATTTCATCAAATATCCCTCCAGATGATTTGTATCGAGATGGTGTTCATCGTAAACGATTTTTACCTGCCATCACTGCTATTAAAGAAAATTGTGAGGTTCTTTGCTTGAATGAACAAAGAGATTATCGAGTGGGACGTGCGCCATTATTAGATGCATACCTATGTCCACTGAATCAGCAAACAAGTCAGGCGATGGAAAAACAATTTGTGTTATTAAACAGTGAATTTCAAGAGCATGGCATTATTACGATCCAAAAACGTGCAATTCCCTATCTGAAATGTGGAATAAAATCAATTTGGTTCGCTTTTGATATTTTGTGTAATCTTCCGCGTAGCCAATTAGATTATTTAGAGTTAGCAGATAAATTTGACACTATTTTTTTAAGTGACGTGCCTGTTTTGACTGTAAATCATACATTACAAACTATTATGTTCATTCATTTGATTGATGTGATGTATGATCGTGGCATTAATATTATTATATCTGCTGAAGTTACTGCAGAACAGTTATATGTTGAGGGTGAAATGATGGAAACTTTTAAACGAACTTTAAGTCGTTTATTGGAAATGCAGTCTGTAGATTATTTGGCACGCCATCCGAAACGAGAGTTACAACAGTTGGTTTCGGATGATTCTGAATCGTAA
- a CDS encoding alpha/beta hydrolase: protein MQIIEKLAIPGEHPLLLQGMIGKLEAVLTVPEQNETAFIAFLGHPHSLQGGTMNNKVVTTLARVFKELGIPSLRFNFRGVGQSEGSYDAGQGESEDMLVLVRELQKERPEKKLIFAGFSFGSYVAYRTAAQANADLLITIAPPIHHYNYREFTPVPSPWIIVQGDEDEVVPPGLVFDFAAQLHPEIPVIRFANTSHFFHGKLIELKTRLIEYITSQVVLQ from the coding sequence ATGCAAATCATTGAAAAATTAGCTATTCCAGGCGAGCATCCCCTATTGTTGCAAGGCATGATTGGTAAGTTAGAAGCAGTTTTGACTGTGCCTGAACAAAATGAGACCGCATTTATTGCTTTTTTAGGACACCCGCATTCCCTGCAGGGCGGTACAATGAACAATAAAGTGGTTACTACTCTGGCGCGTGTTTTTAAAGAATTAGGTATTCCTTCATTGCGTTTTAATTTTAGAGGGGTGGGACAGTCTGAAGGATCTTATGATGCGGGACAGGGTGAAAGTGAGGATATGCTTGTTTTGGTTCGTGAGTTGCAAAAAGAGCGCCCTGAAAAGAAATTAATTTTTGCGGGTTTCTCTTTTGGATCTTATGTTGCTTATCGGACAGCAGCACAAGCTAATGCAGATTTATTAATCACGATAGCTCCACCAATACATCACTATAATTATCGTGAGTTTACTCCTGTACCTTCTCCCTGGATTATTGTCCAAGGTGATGAAGATGAGGTCGTTCCTCCTGGGTTAGTTTTTGATTTTGCAGCGCAGTTACATCCTGAGATTCCAGTCATTCGTTTTGCAAATACGAGTCATTTTTTTCACGGAAAATTGATAGAACTTAAAACAAGACTGATTGAATATATAACTTCTCAGGTTGTTCTACAATGA
- the panB gene encoding 3-methyl-2-oxobutanoate hydroxymethyltransferase → MKIHDFKRKKEEQQKIVMVTCYDYPSACIVSESNVDCVLVGDSVAMAVHGHETTIMATIEMMVLHTQAVARGLKQQFLISDLPFLSHKTSLAQTVEHVKNLLRSGAHAVKIEGADADTCQTISYLVSAGVPVMGHIGLTPQSIHQLGGYKVQGRKPEQAETLIQQALRLEAAGCFALVIECVPQPLAQEITQSLRIPTIGIGAGSDTDGQVLVWHDMLGLQTDFNPKFVKRYIQGKEILLNALNAYAQQVQQVSFPASEHAF, encoded by the coding sequence ATGAAAATTCATGATTTCAAACGTAAAAAAGAAGAACAACAAAAAATCGTCATGGTCACATGCTATGATTATCCTTCTGCCTGTATTGTCTCTGAATCTAACGTAGATTGTGTCCTTGTTGGTGATTCAGTAGCTATGGCAGTACATGGCCACGAAACAACCATTATGGCGACCATAGAAATGATGGTGCTTCATACCCAAGCCGTAGCGCGTGGTTTAAAACAGCAATTTTTAATTAGCGACCTCCCCTTTTTAAGTCATAAAACTTCATTAGCTCAAACTGTAGAACATGTGAAAAACCTATTACGCTCAGGAGCACATGCTGTAAAAATCGAGGGTGCTGATGCAGATACCTGTCAAACCATTTCCTATCTGGTCAGTGCTGGTGTTCCTGTTATGGGCCATATTGGTTTGACACCTCAATCCATTCACCAATTAGGCGGCTACAAAGTACAGGGAAGAAAGCCAGAGCAAGCAGAAACACTGATTCAACAAGCACTTCGTTTAGAAGCAGCTGGCTGTTTTGCTCTTGTAATTGAATGCGTTCCTCAACCATTAGCTCAAGAGATTACTCAGTCATTGCGCATACCTACTATTGGCATTGGGGCCGGTTCTGATACTGATGGTCAAGTCCTTGTCTGGCATGATATGTTGGGCTTACAAACTGATTTTAATCCCAAGTTTGTCAAAAGATACATACAAGGTAAAGAAATACTGCTGAATGCGTTAAACGCTTATGCACAGCAAGTACAACAGGTTAGTTTTCCAGCATCTGAGCATGCATTTTAA